Genomic segment of Nostoc sp. TCL240-02:
TACTGCTTGTCCAGCAGCGTTACCTTGACCAATACCAGGGCCAATTGCAGCTAAACCAATCGCTAAAGCAGCAGCGAGAACTGAAGCAGCCTGAACTAATGGATCCATGTTGATTTTCCTTGCTTTGATTACAAAACTAACAAAAGTACGTTAACGATTAGAAACGTGGTTTTCACGCTGCACATGAGTTCTTTTGATCGCGCTTTGCGATGTTTTGAGCGAATATGCTCTTGGAACTGTGCTATCAACTGAGAAGTTTAATGCTCCTCATGTTCTTCTCCACCATGCCCTTCCATTGCCTCATGAATGTATGCTCCGGCTAGGGTGGCGAAAACCAGGGCTTGAATGGCACTGGTAAATAAACCCAAGGCCATTACAGGCAGAGGTACAAATAGAGGAACTAGCAGCACCAAAACCGCGACTACCAATTCATCCGCCAAAATATTACCAAATAGACGGAAGCTTAGGGAGAGTGGCTTGGTGAAATCTTCAAGAATTGCGATCGGCAACAAAACGGGTGTTGGCTCTATATATTTCTTAAAGTAGCCTAAACCCCGTTTGCTAAAACCCGCGTAAAAGTACGCTAAAGATGTTAACAATGCCAATGCAACAGTCGTATTGATGTCATTGGTGGGGGCAGCCAATTCGCCTGAAGGTAGCTTGATGAGCTTCCAGGGAATTAGCGCACCTGACCAGTTCGATACGAAAATAAACAAGAACAGTGTGCCAATAAATGGCACCCAAGGGCGGTACTCTTTCTCACCAAGTTGGTTTTTGGCCAAATCACGAATAAATTCTAGGGCGTATTCCATCAAATTCTGGATGCCCTTGGGAATTCTTTGTGCGTTGCGAGTAGCAGCTATTGAAGCCACTACTAAAATGCTAATCACAAACCATGAGGTGAGAAAAACTTGCCCATGAATTTTAAGATTGCCCAACTGCCAATAGAAATGATGACCTACTTCTAATTCGGCGAGGGGAAAAGAATTAAAGGCGTTTAAGACACTAAGCATTTGCATTCTTCAAGCTTTTTCCCCAACGAGCGAGGATGGGATTACTATCTTTGTGAGCCTGAACTTTTTAAGAATCAGGAATGAACGCAATTTGCACCATATAGACGAGGAGCGTGGCTTTGTAAGTTAGAAATCCCAAAAATATGGGCAAAATCTGTAGCTCACGCCATTGAGTTGCTACGATCATGACTCCAATAAATAGAGCAAAACGAGTTTTGCTCAAACTGGTTTTTTCACTACCAAGTTGCTCAACATCTCTAGCCAACATTTTTAAGTAAACCACACCTGTACACGCCCCAATTAAATAATTTAGGGCAATGTTTAAGGAATAAAAAATCCACACAGAGATAAAAATAACCCCCGTCAAGACAAGCGTGATTACCAACAATCGCTGGAAGAGTTCATGAAACTCTTGCATAGAGTTACCTGATTCTGTGTCTCCAGAACCAGTTTTAGCATCTTGTTGCGTTGTCGGAGTGGGCGCAATTGATTCGTCTGACAAGCTCACGAGACTTGAAACCAGTACAGCTAAATTATGATGACTGCACATTCAGTCAGCTGAATCATATCACGATCCGGTAACAATACTTTAGGAAAAAACAATTAACTTCTTGTCAACCTTAGACAGTCAGTAAAATTGCGCTCCCCGAAGTAAGAGAGTGGCTGATGATGTAAGAGAGTGTGCGGATGAATAATCAATAATCGCTGCCGGAAAATTCAAATTTTCTTCCAATTACAGCTTTTTTGAGTGG
This window contains:
- the atpB gene encoding F0F1 ATP synthase subunit A, which encodes MQMLSVLNAFNSFPLAELEVGHHFYWQLGNLKIHGQVFLTSWFVISILVVASIAATRNAQRIPKGIQNLMEYALEFIRDLAKNQLGEKEYRPWVPFIGTLFLFIFVSNWSGALIPWKLIKLPSGELAAPTNDINTTVALALLTSLAYFYAGFSKRGLGYFKKYIEPTPVLLPIAILEDFTKPLSLSFRLFGNILADELVVAVLVLLVPLFVPLPVMALGLFTSAIQALVFATLAGAYIHEAMEGHGGEEHEEH
- a CDS encoding ATP synthase subunit I, which gives rise to MCSHHNLAVLVSSLVSLSDESIAPTPTTQQDAKTGSGDTESGNSMQEFHELFQRLLVITLVLTGVIFISVWIFYSLNIALNYLIGACTGVVYLKMLARDVEQLGSEKTSLSKTRFALFIGVMIVATQWRELQILPIFLGFLTYKATLLVYMVQIAFIPDS